The genome window GGTGATGCTATGGCACTACCTTTGTCTGATGATGATGGCGATGGTGTTTGGACTGGTGTAGCTTACATCAATTCAGGAACAACTGGAAACTATACCCTACTTAATAGTCCTGCTCATGGTGGCGACTGGGGTGCTAAAGAAAACATAGCTGGTCTTCCTTGTGCTGATGCGGCTAACTGGAACGATAGAATTTTACCTGCTATCAATTCAGACACGACTTTATTACATTGTTTCGCAACTTGCGATAATGATGGTACATGTCCAGTTATCTCAGGCTGTACTGATGAATCTGCTATGAACTACAATCCAGCAGCTTCAGAAGATGATGGTAGTTGTGAGTTTTTAGTTGATGGAGAATCTCCTTACTGTGATACTCAAATCTATCACTTCATGAATGAGGCAGAAGTACCTTCTAGCATATTTATTTCTGTTGGAAATAATGGTGCAAACTCTATTATCATTCAAGTGGAATCAGCTGATGCTGATCCTATAGATGATATGATTATCAATAGTGCTACTGGTGGATATACCCTTGGAGTCATGAACTCAAGTAATGGTGTGTTTAGTAACACTATGACATGGAATACTGATGTTGATATAGTAGATATTAATGTATTGTGGAGTAAGGAATCCTTTGGCGGAAACTGGCAGTGGAGTCAAAGTAATGTAGCAATAAATGTTAACGATACTTGTGATATTGCTACTTTACCAACTGTTTCAGGATGTACTGATGCTGCTGCAACAAACTTTAACTCTGAGGCAACTGTTGATGATGGCTCATGTGAATACGCTTCAGTATCAACTACATTTAATGTTGATATGAACTGTGCAGGTGTAGAATTCTCTACTGTACATATTACAGGACCAATTTGGGGATGGACTGCTGATATTCTAATGTCAGATGATGATGGTGATGGTATTTATAGCATTACATTTGATGATCTTACAGGCGATGTTGAATACAAATACATGGTTGACTATTGGGCAAGTCAAGAAGACCTAGTCGATGATATGGTTAACGGTGCTACTTGTGCTCCTGTCACAGATTATTTTGGATATGCAAATCGTCAAGTAGCTGCTGGTTCAACAACTGCTGATACTTACGGCTCATGCTCAGAGTGTTCTGATTTGATTTCAGGATGTACTGATGCTGCTGCAAATAATTACAACCCAAATGCTACTGAAGATGACGGATCATGTAACTACTGTGATGCTGTAACTGTTAACTTTAGTGTTGACGCTGGTAACGTTGTTTCTGGTGATTACGATAATGTAGTAATTAATGGATCATTTGCAAACTGGTTTGGTTGGGGTGTTACTCTATCCGATGAAGATGCAGACGGCGTTTACACTGGTTCTACTACTGTAGAAGCTAACGTTGTTCATGAGTATGTTCATGCTTTAACTGGAGCGGCTGATGGTTGGTCAGGTTGGGGTGTTATTGGATTTGCTCCTGAAGCTTGTCAATTAGGCGTTTCTGAAACAACAGGTGATGCATCACCAAACTACTTCTTCTCAGGAGAATGTGGTGAAGTTATTGATTTACCAACTGTATGTTTCAGTGAATGTACAGAGTGTGTTGAAGATGTGCCAGGTTGTACTGATGCTTCTGCTGATAACTTTGATCCTAACGCTAACACAGACGATGGAAGTTGTACTTATTGTAATTCATTTGAAGTATTTTTAATTGGCACTTCTGATGTTTCTGAAGCTGGTGCTTCAGATGGTAGTGTTCAAGCAACAGGTCAAGGTGGTTCTAACAACTACGAAATAACTGTTGCTGATGGTAATGGTGTACCACAGAACTCATTTGCTTTAGCAGCAGGTGACTACACTGTTACAGTAACTGATGTAACTTCAGGATGTGAAGCTTCAACTTCTATAACTATTTCTGAGCCAGTAGTAACTGACAACCCTTGTGACATTGTACCAACAGGTTTATTTGCGGATAACATTATTCACAATAGAGTTGTGTTTAACTGGTCA of Flavobacteriales bacterium contains these proteins:
- a CDS encoding fibronectin type III domain-containing protein, whose protein sequence is MSIFKPLNVVLSWIFILFISTNLSYAQTPDSESFAVTFSVNTANIEVGPNGMYAGGGMLGDAMALPLSDDDGDGVWTGVAYINSGTTGNYTLLNSPAHGGDWGAKENIAGLPCADAANWNDRILPAINSDTTLLHCFATCDNDGTCPVISGCTDESAMNYNPAASEDDGSCEFLVDGESPYCDTQIYHFMNEAEVPSSIFISVGNNGANSIIIQVESADADPIDDMIINSATGGYTLGVMNSSNGVFSNTMTWNTDVDIVDINVLWSKESFGGNWQWSQSNVAINVNDTCDIATLPTVSGCTDAAATNFNSEATVDDGSCEYASVSTTFNVDMNCAGVEFSTVHITGPIWGWTADILMSDDDGDGIYSITFDDLTGDVEYKYMVDYWASQEDLVDDMVNGATCAPVTDYFGYANRQVAAGSTTADTYGSCSECSDLISGCTDAAANNYNPNATEDDGSCNYCDAVTVNFSVDAGNVVSGDYDNVVINGSFANWFGWGVTLSDEDADGVYTGSTTVEANVVHEYVHALTGAADGWSGWGVIGFAPEACQLGVSETTGDASPNYFFSGECGEVIDLPTVCFSECTECVEDVPGCTDASADNFDPNANTDDGSCTYCNSFEVFLIGTSDVSEAGASDGSVQATGQGGSNNYEITVADGNGVPQNSFALAAGDYTVTVTDVTSGCEASTSITISEPVVTDNPCDIVPTGLFADNIIHNRVVFNWSAPSAAPSHYMIRYRVVGTSSWTVMTAGPVNSNAFTGTSRTRYFMEPGTTYEWSMRARVL